One Magnolia sinica isolate HGM2019 chromosome 2, MsV1, whole genome shotgun sequence genomic window, GTACATCTACATTACCTCCATCAGGCACCTAAATCAGTCCAGCTGTGAGGCCTTTTTATGGAAATATCCCCCCCAACAAGGATTGTGGTTTTTGGTTGGCTTGCTGGGAAAAGAAAGATCTTGACCATCGATAACCTGCAGAAAAACAGGGATGATTATACCCAACATTTGCTTGTGCTGCATGCGTAAGGAGGAAACAGTAGATCATTTGCTGGCTAATTGCTCCTTTATTTCATCATATGGGCTGATTTCCTCTGTCACTTTAACATCAGTTGCTGCTTCCCTGAGAGGGTGGATCTCTTCTTGCAAGCGTGGCACGGAGTGCATATTGGCAAAGAGATAACGAAGATTTGGAGGATGGCCGTCCTTGTAATTTGGTGGTTTGTCTGGGAAGAACGTAACAACAGGTGTTTCAGGGACATCGTTCACCCCGTAGATTATGTGTCCTCAAAGGCTAAGAGATCCCTGATAGAATGGGCCATGCAGGTTGAAGCCCTGAAGAATAGTGATCTGTTGTTTCTAGGAGTTTGAGCTGATCTGCTATCTCAGCGGATCTCTCTGTTTCTGTTTTTTCCAGTTTTtctgtttttctgtttttttcctgtttttcagttctcttttctttataatataatcatctttcaaaaaaaattataggtgtcacttgtatcaccaatgtatcaatattgtcAATAATTGTTTATTGTGTGAATTTTAGATGTCGCTTATATCTCCATTATATtggtgatatttcaataatatcaccaatgtatcaatatcgccaaaaatctctttatttaaaaatttaaataaaaaaaaaaatcatttcaatttttttatacatGGGCGATATCAAGACAAtattctttcatttcctttccagttgttgaCAATTTCTCAGCAAAATATCGTGTATCGTCGATATTCcaaaatattgatggatgtttggatggaaggtcggatggatagatgggattttgatgggatggttggactgatttcttacgcaACACACGCTtctaggcccccattaaatggaagctTATCAtccatgcattctttttgcaattttttggtgcctaaatattcaaatatgtatattttagcatctcctgaagtttcactgaaaaattccaccgctTTTCCCATGTTCCCCGCATTTCTGattattggcaatatcgatattgtttccgtatcgcTGGCTActaaaacttgtagcaataccaatacttcgaacactacCCACTCCTAACTGGCACGGTTCATGGTCTCCGTtgtacatgaccaaaccatcaaaGTCTACTCTCCCCCATATGAATACATGTTGGTGCTACTCGTAAGTtgcctcgaatgcattcatttctaattgtaTCCATTTCAGTTGGAGTGGTacacaacaatcacataaaactctagaagaACAATCCATTTCTTCcgcccagcttgaattctataggcaacatccttctcaatctttccACTTCATGAATACTTGACTAAGGACCCAAGgcatcgaaagtggtcattttggaaacTTCTTGGTCCACAATACTTGACCCCCcattttcactcctattgttactataCTTCATGTCATCAATTACTGGCTGCTAACTCGTGTGAATCAAACATAAGGAATTCTAAATGAGCAAGCATAAGGATACcaacccatggctcagtggtagaccgagtgtgtatcaacactgaggtcatggctTTGAATGCCATGTGGTGTGTGTTCGTGTGTGTTTGCATGTAAAAAAAAGGCGTAAGGATACCAATGCCAACACAGACAAAAGCATCACAttcaactttcttttttcttttttttttttggataggtAAGCTGGGCTCGCACCTGAGACCTCAATGTCCAAACAAGCCTTGTTTACCATTGAGCTTCAGGCTTGAATCCCCATTCAACATATTTATGAAAGTACACAGTCATACCGGAAGTTTTTCCAACTCGGGAGATTGGCAAAGGATTTCAATGTCACGTAATTTTGCAAAGTagaactctctttctttctccaacTGATCCACTGAAAGCTTGAGGTCTTGAATCTGCATGCCAGGATCAGGACAAAATCATTATTTGACATAATTCCAACACCACTTTGAATCGAAGTACACTGGCAGATGACCTATCACTGTACTAAATAgagtttaaaaaaagaaaaaatataaagcAAATATGTGTGTAAGCGTCCAGGGCATATTTCAAAAACCCGAAAACTCGACTTGACTAGAattgacttgatatttaatagTCAAAATAAGAGGTTTTTAGATTAATAATAGatgtttaaaataatatgagtAGAAATCATCTTAATATGTAACAAGCATGGTGCACAGCAAACAGGTACCCCCGTGCACTCATTAGTCATGAGGGCaggcattcaaaactcaggctCCCACTttgcatcttcttcttttttaaacacTTCACTCAGCTCAAGTCGACCAAGTTGGCGAGCCAACTCGACCAGTATTGGCGAGTTAGAATCAAGCCTCACTCATCATCTAGTTCCCAAGTGACTCGGCTAGAAATCCTGTCGACTCGGGCTGGTTTTGAGCCAAATTACCAAGTTTTTAAAATATACTCCAGAGATGCTGAACTCTCAAAAGCTaaagaaaattatgaaaattgtGAAGCAACACTAGAGATATGGCATGAGAACTGATTGTAgataaataacaataataataataataacaacaacaacaacattaggaataataataataatatatataaattcaatGCTTGACGGCCCTTTGGTTACAATGAAACCAGAATCCACATTCATCAAAGATATCGAGCACTCGGTATCACTTCTCAAATGGATAGAATATGAAATGGGGTAAAACTAAAAGTCTTCTCTTACCTATTATTACACAATTGCATGTCCCATCGGTTAAAGGAAACTCAGACACCTCTCACAGAGATCATAATCAATAGGTTGCTGATCACATTCCTAGTTCAACAATGGTCACTCCCATGACCAGTCTCAACAACATACACTAACGAGAAGTTACCCACTTTTGAGGCCAATGATAAGTTTTTATGGCAATGTTATCATGCTACTAAACTTGCATATAACTATTGATATAAACCTCAAGTTTGAACACTTACTGTGCATGATCCCACAACCAGGGAAAAACCTTCATATTGCAGCAAATCATTACTGATACTGAATTAGTTATTCTCTATCCGAAACATTTCAACTGTGGAACAAGATCCATACATAGGAGGAGCTTATAAGCAAAACATTATCTTAGAAAGTGAGAAGATCTAATGCCCGGTACCTGTTCAGTCAATGCCTGAATCTGCCCTCCAGAATTTGCCCCACCTGACACTGCAGATAGTTTTACTTGCTCAGGACCTACATACACGGTTTTTTCATAGTAAAATCAACAAACTAGCAGAGAATAACACCACAACCATATGTAACTTAATACTACAAGCTAACCAGAAATATGGATCCCTGTCCCATCTACGGAACTGTGGTTTGGTAAGTCGCTTGCTTGCAGTGATTTTGGACCTTTCTGCGAAACCTTTAGATTCCGCTTCTTTGCCCCCTTGCATCTACGCTCCACTGGGTTATAATTCCTATAAGCAATAAAGGATAGTTAGGGAATACCATTCATCTGCATTTCACCAAAAAGTTTTAGGGGTACCAGAGATACATGCAAatgtctctctctcaaaaaaaaaaaaaagagagagagagcaaagaacaaggaaaagagaagttgcatactcattcataatGCCGCCATTTACAGAATCACAGTAGCGCTTTAGCCACTGCAGGAACTCCAGGTTGTCCAATGGCCGTGCTTTCACCAGCATTTTAACTTCAATATGCTATCAGAATGCCAGTTAAGAAAGAAATTAGCATCAAGACTTAACATAACTAATAAAGGTAGCAGCTATATGCATGAATATTGTTTTAGCACATGAGGGTACCCAGTGAATGATAGAGAACTCCAATATTCAGATGCCAAAGCATATATACTAAAAATACCAGCCTCTGAAAGAATCACCAGGAAATGATATCAAAATTAGGTATGGATGTCAATTCCCTATTTGACCAGACTCAATAGCAGGGGAATGTGCTTTCAATAAGAAACCAATGGGCTACTGGTGTTTTATAGTTAAATAATTTCTCATCAGGCAGGATTAACTGAAACATCTATAAGAGTTCGGGGACTTAGTGCCAGGGTGGAGCCTCTGGAGACAGGGAGTTGTTCTGGTTGTCTTTGAGATGTTTGAAGAGAGAAGAATTAAGCAGCATAAGGGGGCAGAGCTACAAGGCACTCAGCAATAAAATGACATCACCATAAACAACTAAATTCTTCAGTAAGTTTGTTACTAGTTCATGTCAAGCTATTAATTATTGATAGAAGAGGTCTTCACTCCAGCCTCCTTGCAAAACTTTGAAATTATTGTTAAATCCCTGCTAAAAACAAAATGAAGAGCACTTCCCTCTCCTTAAttcaattttatttatattttccccaCGGCCTTTCTAGTACAGAAGAATAAACTCCAGTGATAGTTCATCACTATTTTCAAAATGGTAGGACTCATCCACTCTGCATGCGGCAGAAATCCAGACCTTATCGTGAGACTAAAAGTAACCTGAAAATCGAACTGATCGAAGATCAGCTCAAGTGATGGTTATCAATGGATAGTTAACTGTAATGTCAATGAACAAATTTTGGTAGGTGAAATCTGATGTCTAAGACTTTCCCATCAGCAACTCTTTGCTTATGCACCATCCACAACAGGCTCCCAATTTTGGAAGTGGATTCTCATAATGTAAGTCACATGGACGGTAGGTCAATCACAAACATTCTTTAAGTGGTGGTAAAGTATCATCACATCGAACATGCATCAAATTGGATTCAACTCGGAAAAGGCTACCAACTTCCAAAACAGACCAAAATGCCTTGTAATCAACCATTAACCCCCTCAGCTGTTTGGCAAATTGAAATCATTTCTAGGGGGTATGTGATCAAAATTACAAAATATCAGGAGAAGCTCCACTCTTTCAAAAGAACTGACAAATATTGACTAGAAAGGGTAAAATGGAATCTTATAAACAATGATTTTTCGAGGACCAAGAAATTAGCTAAAGTTTTGAGTTTTTACAGTTCAGATTGTTTTATGTTCAGGGCATGAAATTAGCTAAACTGTAACAAGTTTTCACCTTTTTAGAGAGGTAGAAAGTTTGGGATCAGAGAGGAGATTGCAGAGAAGATTATAAGAACAAGTGAGTAAGATCAGGGCTattcattggtggggcccacaaggaacATTTCCTATATCAAAAGTCAAGCGGTTCCACTCAAATGTTGGGACTCACATAATCAGAAAGAAGCACATGAAGAATGACAAATGGTCAATATTCAATGTAACCATGAGGTCCACCTAATAAGTAGACCAACCTATTTTTTGTCAAGGCATATTAGAGTCAAGGTGGTCCTcagctctaaaagctcaaactgatagagcgtggcgaatcaatccctttatctcatagaccAAGTTAGGCCCTCAACCGAACCCTCCATGATTtgcatatatacattacattgacaaaaggaaacagtttcctcccttgatttgcatttccctTTGCtacggcccactagagttttggatcgggctgaaAATTGGTCCTATAGAGTTTcgaggggtgccgcatcacatgcaCCGTTTAGattatgtgcccatgacacgtgtgcaaaggtgcgcacgggtGCCCACATAAGAGGTGCACAAGtgagcattcccctctctctctctctctctctctctctctctccacatatatatatatatacacacacacacacacatgtacatgcacacacacacatatatgtccatatacatatacatatacaaatatatatatatatatatatatatatgcatatgtatatatatacatatatatatatagacagacacacacacacatatatctgtGAAGGGCCATTGTGCAAATATAGATGACAACTCTATTCCTATATTTCTTATTCAGTGCTTTTAGTGTCTATGCAATTGCATCATGTAGCTCTTCAATCATCATCTAtctcaaggtattcaaaatcggttacgcaACAGCTGTAACAACTGTTACGTAACAGTACCGGTCATGACCATTACGttttacggggtcgaaacggctgtTATAGAAAAAATAGGTTGTAAAGGCCCTACAACGGTCCtttaacagttttttcaaaaattaaaaaatggttgtaacggccattacagcccgtatcataacggtaacagtggtggccattacggccaccattactgttttggaacaccttgatctATCTAGATGTGACACGCTCCATATAACTCTTCCCATTTCTCCTACTTCTTTGTATTATGGGACTCAGTCACAACAAACAATCCCTCGATCGAATAGAGATGCAAAAACATCTTGAAGGTGAACATGGTTTTAAATAGAAATGTGGTGTGCAACTCACACGGACACCGAAACAAGTACGAATTCGCCCAACTTATTTTGTTTCAGTCTGTTCTACTCAGTTTTGGTCCCATTTCAGCCTGGTGACTGGTTTCCTGCCCACCAAAACCGAGACAGCCCAGCCAAGTTGACTCCATTTCAGGCGATATCTAGAACTATGAATGTGATCATGAGCAGGCACTGATATCTAACAGATGGGATCCGACTGTTAACTATCGCCGAATTAATTAGCAAAAAAACGACCCTACCTCTTGAACAAACAATTGACCATAACCATATAGTTCTGACAAGACACTACTAATCAGCactttggaaaataaaatagaagtCTCTAAGTTCCATAGACAAACTGCAAAATTTTACCAGTTTGTAATACAAAATAGGGAGCTAAAGATATTGAAATGCAGATCATGTTGCACGCCCAACTATTCAAGTCGTTCATAATGGGACAATGTCAAGAACAAATTTTTATGCCCTTTTCCCTTTTGAATGGAAAATGGCCAATGATATAATCTCCCAAAAAACAAATCCCAATAATAAAATTGTATGCAGAAATGCTTCTAAAACTTTTGGTGCTTTTAAAATCACTACAAGTCTATAAGTTTCTGCATGCCTCCATTATAATTTTTTTCCGAAGGGTACATGCCTCAATATTTAGTTAACATTGTACTGGGAAATGACCAGAGCAATGTATTCCATCTTGCTGCGGATACACAGCATGAAGCAACTAGAATCAAAAGAGGAAAAAACTAAATTCAACATTGAATATCTACCTGATTTTTCACCCAAAAAAGTAAAGGAACTCACACATAGAAATCGACTTGTGGAGGAGATAAAGGACTGTGGAATGATTGTTCATAGTCCACTAATTTAGAACTAATTTTAACTATGCAAATATCAACTATTAGTGGGTGAAGCTCTTTCCAGTATGCTTCTAAAAGGCCAGGCAGTAGGCATTTTAAATGGCATCAAAATAGAAAGCATGGGCAGCTCGGTCTCCCATGTGCAATTTGCAGACGACATCCTCATTTTTTTAGAGGCCTCCTCTGATAAGATGAACAACCTACGCACAACAATCCACTGTTTCGAGGTGGTATCTGGCCTGCGGGTTAACATGGGCAAATCTAAGATCTATGGGGTTAATTTGGAAGAAGGCGAAGTCCTCTCCTATGCGAGACGCTTTGGTTGCAGCACAGACTCATTTCCGACCTCCTACGTCGGCCTCCCGCTCTGCATTGGTGCTCCCCCTAAATCGGCCTGGAACAGAGTCATTAGTAGGTTCGAGATTTTTCTGGCCAAATGGCAATGTCGCTTTCTATCCCTCGAAGGTCACCTTACTCTCATCAAATTCGCCCTTTCCAATCTCCCCATATACTTTATGTCTTTATTCAGATGCCCTTCTTCTGTGTTGGCTTCGATTGACAAGTTGCGTCATGATTTTTTGTGGCATGGTAAAGAGGACAAAAAAAGAATGCACTTGCTAGGATGGAAGCATGTTTACAGGCATCATCAGAGTGATGGTGGAGCAGGCATTAGAGATCTCAAGTGCATAAACAAGGCCCTCCTTCGAAAGTGGATATGGAGGCTGGGTTCGGAAGACAGCAGTTTATGGAACTCTCTCATCAAGAGCAAGTATGGCCGCTCGCCTGGGGGGTGGTGGACTAATCCCTCGTCAGCCTACAAAGCCTCCAACATCTGGAAAGTAATTCTTCGCATTCAAAATGAGGTTGTTAAAGGCGTCGGGTTCGAGTCAAGGCAAAGGAGACGGGATCAGATTCTGGAAGGACCAATGGGTAGGAGAAAGGCCCCTTAAAGATGTTTTCCCTTCCATCTATCGGATAGCCTCCTACAAAGACATCAACGTTGCCGATAGTTACTCATGTATGGGAGGGAAGAGGGAGTGGAACATCCAGTGCAGAAGAAATTTGGAAGATTGGGAGATCCCTATCCTGGTCAATCTGCTTGACTGTATTTATAAATCCAACCCCAGCCCCGACGTGGATGACAGAACAATCTGGAAAATGGAGAAGTCCTCTTCCTTCTCAGTCagctccttctacaagatgattCTTCCTCATCCTTAGCTTCCTAAAGTAGCCCATCCTTCTGCTCTTGTTTGGTCCTACTCTGCACCCCCTAAGATTGTGGCGTTTGCTTGGTTGGTTGTCAATAAGAAGATTCTCACCATCAACAATCTGGAGAAAAGAGGGATGATTCTTCCCAACGTTTGTCTATGTTGTATGAAGAACGCGGAGTCGATAGATCATTTACTAATCCATTGTCCCTTCATCTCCCAAATATGGGTGGATTTCGCTAGAAGGTTTCAAATCAATTGGTGCATTTCTAGCTCTGTGAATCTCCTTCTTCAAGCTTGGCATGGCTTCAGATTTGGGAAGAAGAAGACTCAGATTTGGAGGATGGTCCTTCTCGCTATATAGTGGTCGGTTTGAGTCGAGAGAAATGAAAGATGTTTTAGAAACTCTTCCTCCTCGGCGGAGTCCGTTTCTTTCAAAGTTTCGAACATGGTGGTtgagtgggccacatatgcagATTCCTTCAGGGAAGAAGTCTTCTCCTTTTTGTTGCTTAAAGGCTCACGCTATCTCAACGTAGCCCTTTTGTTgcttttggttttgttttgttttctcctTTTTCCTGCTATGTTTTCTTTTATAGTTTAATGAAATGCGtatcctttcaaaaaaaaaaaactattatttGACAGTGTTGAGATTATCGGTTGGGTAAAGGGTAGAAGCAGAATACATTATCCACACCCCGTTGCCAGTGTCAGTGCTCTGTGGAAAAATAATTATGGACTTGAGACTTGGATTGCCTAAGACTCGGCATGGATATGATTCCAGCATTTACATTTTGCTAGACCAGTTCTCCAATATGGCATTGTAATCCTTGCAAGAAGAATTCAAATGGCATGTATAATGCAAATCACTTCTTTAAGGAAGTGGTCAGTTTGCACAAGACACCAAAGGCAATCATTTTCAACCAAGATGTGAAGTTCACCCACAGACGAATTGatagaccgaagttgtgaatcaatGAATTGGCATCGTCTTCATTGTCAGGTTGGCCACCATAACAACACATGGGTCTTGTTCTGCCTCGGGTTGAATTTGCTTACAATAGTACCAAACGGTACAATAAGCTGGTCTCTTCTAAGATCATCAGTGGTGTTAAACCTAAGAAACTAATCAATTTGGTATCATTACCTATTACTACTAAACCGAGCCAAGATGCCGAAAGCTTTTTTGAAGTGGAAAATAGCTCTTAGCAATGAGAGTTACAACTGGCTAGTGTGGTTGGCTTTCAAATGGCAGATTGGCCAAAGTGTTGTGACTAGCTTTCAAATGGTAGAATGGTCAATAGTGTTACGAGTAGCTGCTCACcaaacatcaaccttcctctttttcCTAGGATCAGGCAGAGGTTCGCAGCAACACCATTCATATGCCAACACGGACCcaacaatttattttaaaaaaaaaaaactattacatGCTTTCCCCATAGGCCAAGCAAGCAAAGTAGGGTCATGGAGGGGCACTTGGCAGACAAACAACTAAAGCACAAAGCACCCAACACATGAAAGGTCATGCACGTAGCAGCACAAAATACCACTTACATGCTAAAAACTCAGGCCCAACACAGCACTTTAGCCTAATTATTGTGAATTATTTATTGACTAAATACGGAAAGAGTAATCTAAACATCATAAAATCATTAACAATCTTACTGTTAAAAGTCTTAAACTTCATGCAAACCATctaatcttaaaccataaatcaCAAATCAAGCTATTTGATTGCTCTTGGTTGTATGATGTTTTGGGGTTTGGAAGGTTGGGATGTAAAACCCTACTTCTTCTCTCAGTTGGAAAGGGAAAttagtgtaaaaaaataaaaagcatagCAGCAATGATATCCACCTCAGTTCATAGCAGTTCTGTCCCTAACCACATAAGCAGTCATCCATTCATGTGGAACACTAGAAGATTGTCTGGAACCCTGGGAGATAGCCCTGGGCCAAATAACCTGCGAATCTTTAGCCTACACGATGTGCCCATATCTAGTACCCTAGGCAAAGTTCCTTGACTGCACCACACAGAGCACATCTGCATGTATTCACATAAATGTAAAGCACCTAATTCACTCATATTTTCATCATTTCATGTGCTCAACTTGAAGGATACCTAGTTGCTTCGCCTCTTCTATTTCCCAGATTGACCGACAACTCTTAAGTAGAAGCCAAGTTTTGATGTTTCATTTTCAATACTGTGAAAAACATGGGGCTTGAATCCAAGAAATGCCATTTGTGCAGTTGCACATTGCAGCATCAACTGAGTTTTAGAAAATGA contains:
- the LOC131231672 gene encoding microtubule-associated protein RP/EB family member 1A-like isoform X2, producing the protein MASGAANIGMMDGAYFVGRNEILSWINATLQLNLTRIEEAASGAVQCQMMDMTHPGVVPMHKVNFDAKTEYDMIQNYKILQEVFTKLKIDKHIEVKMLVKARPLDNLEFLQWLKRYCDSVNGGIMNENYNPVERRCKGAKKRNLKVSQKGPKSLQASDLPNHSSVDGTGIHISVSGGANSGGQIQALTEQIQDLKLSVDQLEKEREFYFAKLRDIEILCQSPELEKLPVADAIRKILYAADAKESALAEAQELLTTAMNAVVGGDGDSD
- the LOC131231672 gene encoding microtubule-associated protein RP/EB family member 1B-like isoform X1 translates to MASGAANIGMMDGAYFVGRNEILSWINATLQLNLTRIEEAASGAVQCQMMDMTHPGVVPMHKVNFDAKTEYDMIQNYKILQEVFTKLKIDKHIEVKMLVKARPLDNLEFLQWLKRYCDSVNGGIMNENYNPVERRCKGAKKRNLKVSQKGPKSLQASDLPNHSSVDGTGIHISGPEQVKLSAVSGGANSGGQIQALTEQIQDLKLSVDQLEKEREFYFAKLRDIEILCQSPELEKLPVADAIRKILYAADAKESALAEAQELLTTAMNAVVGGDGDSD